One stretch of Desulfonatronospira thiodismutans ASO3-1 DNA includes these proteins:
- a CDS encoding site-specific integrase has product MLDRQIQDYLEWMNNAGYAPWTMAQHSQILNRLLDFVVLNSIPWERTFARDTLQAFKDHVQVKYAGFVLRGFMRYLHQNGIICLPPGALPEGRGRSKLQRAQLPRLYEEYLQFYTQTRQVGHVQIYRVRGTLSALNDYLQNQGMELKDLDVLHMDAFLAERNRKYAPETRIHERSGLRGFLRYLYLERQIL; this is encoded by the coding sequence ATGCTGGACAGGCAGATCCAGGACTACCTGGAATGGATGAACAATGCCGGGTATGCTCCATGGACAATGGCCCAACACAGCCAAATTCTAAACCGGCTGCTGGACTTTGTGGTGCTAAATAGCATCCCCTGGGAGCGTACCTTTGCCCGGGATACCTTGCAGGCATTTAAGGACCATGTCCAGGTTAAGTATGCCGGGTTTGTCCTGCGCGGATTCATGCGCTACCTGCACCAGAATGGCATAATCTGCTTGCCGCCGGGTGCTTTGCCTGAAGGCAGAGGCAGGAGCAAGCTCCAAAGAGCCCAGCTGCCCAGGCTTTATGAAGAGTATCTGCAATTCTACACCCAAACCCGCCAGGTGGGACATGTTCAGATCTACCGGGTCCGGGGGACTCTATCCGCACTTAATGACTACCTGCAAAACCAGGGCATGGAGCTTAAAGACCTGGATGTCTTACATATGGATGCTTTTCTGGCTGAGAGAAACAGGAAATACGCCCCTGAAACCAGAATACATGAACGATCAGGCCTTAGAGGTTTTTTACGCTACCTGTACCTGGAAAGACAAATCCTGA
- a CDS encoding CHC2 zinc finger domain-containing protein translates to MAQRYSREELQRLRNKVLVNDVIVHILDMPSKVRDGYLRFLCPLCSEFLTACNPRTNLARCFRCERNFNPIDLVMVVKGLNFREAVEFLQDMEQRLGR, encoded by the coding sequence ATGGCCCAAAGATATTCCAGAGAGGAACTGCAGCGGTTGCGAAACAAGGTTTTGGTCAATGACGTTATTGTCCATATCCTGGATATGCCCTCCAAAGTCAGGGACGGATACTTGCGCTTTCTGTGCCCGCTTTGCTCCGAGTTTTTGACCGCCTGTAATCCCAGAACCAACCTGGCCAGGTGTTTTCGTTGCGAAAGAAATTTCAACCCCATTGACCTGGTCATGGTGGTCAAGGGCTTAAATTTCCGGGAGGCAGTGGAGTTTTTGCAGGACATGGAACAAAGGCTGGGCAGGTAG
- a CDS encoding tyrosine-type recombinase/integrase encodes MPKIHLTPSFVSNPPRVRNKAKVDYFDSDVPGFIMEVRSTGKSTYYQRYRDKFGRLKQARIAPVDSITLEEARQKAKQIRSQTTMGFDPRDEAEKNRNTPTFKEFIRDQYIPYIQVHKRSWDQDSKMLELRVLPLWGNMKMSEITRDDVQQFQSNFLRAGCKPGTVNRYMALVKYIFNLAEKWDVIEKTPARHISRLEDNNCKERYLSSEETKRLLGELKNCKSQVVPDIIELLILTGARKSEVVNLPWQELDLKQGLWTIPPERNKAKTRKTIPLSQGALRILEKRKHNGSEYVFPNPKTGGPIKHFHNTWDRVRKNAGIPDVRIHDLRHNFASLLVNSGRSLYEVQKLLGHSNISTTQRYAHLTQDTLRDATELAWSSIQNGQGESGSGQKS; translated from the coding sequence ATGCCCAAAATCCATCTAACCCCCTCATTCGTCTCCAACCCACCCAGGGTCAGGAACAAGGCCAAGGTTGACTATTTTGATTCGGACGTTCCCGGCTTTATTATGGAGGTACGCAGCACTGGCAAGTCCACTTATTACCAGAGATACAGGGACAAGTTCGGTCGCCTCAAACAGGCCAGGATAGCTCCGGTTGATTCCATCACTTTGGAAGAAGCCAGACAAAAAGCCAAGCAGATCAGGTCCCAGACCACAATGGGGTTTGATCCCAGGGATGAAGCCGAGAAAAACCGCAATACACCGACTTTCAAGGAATTCATCCGGGATCAGTACATCCCCTACATCCAGGTGCACAAGAGGTCCTGGGATCAGGACAGTAAAATGCTTGAACTGCGTGTTCTGCCTCTTTGGGGAAATATGAAGATGTCTGAAATAACCAGGGATGATGTGCAGCAGTTCCAGTCCAACTTTTTGCGGGCAGGCTGCAAACCGGGGACGGTGAACCGCTACATGGCCCTGGTCAAATACATATTCAATCTGGCCGAGAAGTGGGATGTGATAGAGAAGACCCCGGCCCGGCATATCTCCAGGCTTGAGGATAATAACTGCAAGGAACGCTATCTGAGCAGCGAGGAAACAAAGAGGCTCCTGGGTGAGCTTAAAAACTGCAAGAGTCAGGTAGTACCGGACATCATCGAGCTGTTGATCCTAACCGGAGCCAGGAAGTCCGAGGTGGTCAATCTGCCATGGCAGGAACTGGATCTTAAGCAGGGTCTGTGGACAATTCCCCCGGAAAGAAACAAGGCCAAGACCAGGAAGACGATACCCCTGTCCCAGGGAGCCCTGAGGATTCTGGAGAAAAGAAAGCATAACGGCTCAGAGTACGTTTTCCCCAACCCCAAAACAGGAGGGCCTATAAAGCATTTCCATAATACATGGGACCGGGTACGCAAGAATGCAGGCATCCCGGATGTACGCATTCATGACCTGCGGCACAACTTTGCAAGTCTATTGGTAAACTCCGGCAGAAGCCTGTACGAGGTGCAAAAGCTGTTGGGTCATTCAAACATATCCACGACACAAAGATATGCGCATTTGACACAAGATACTCTACGAGATGCCACGGAACTGGCTTGGTCCAGCATCCAGAATGGACAGGGTGAGAGTGGTTCAGGGCAAAAAAGCTGA
- a CDS encoding helix-turn-helix domain-containing protein, which translates to MITPAQIRAARGLLRWSQKDLSKKSGVSLRAVNRVESEECDPRMSTLKALEYTLEQAGVVFINEEHKVGVYLRSTGQLF; encoded by the coding sequence ATGATTACTCCAGCCCAGATCCGAGCCGCTAGAGGACTACTTAGATGGTCGCAAAAAGACCTGTCGAAAAAGTCAGGAGTATCCCTGCGGGCGGTCAACAGGGTGGAAAGTGAGGAATGCGATCCAAGAATGAGTACTCTGAAGGCTTTGGAATATACCCTGGAACAGGCAGGCGTAGTTTTTATCAACGAAGAGCATAAAGTGGGAGTTTACTTACGCTCTACTGGTCAGCTTTTTTGA
- a CDS encoding type II toxin-antitoxin system RelE/ParE family toxin — protein sequence MSKWTVEFLNDSVEAEFDNLPPQVRAKAVQISKLIVEFGPAGLGMPYIRHVQDKIWEIRASHGRCLYISATGRKVVILRCFVKKSNKLPKKELKIAFERAREIDNG from the coding sequence ATGAGCAAATGGACTGTGGAATTTCTCAACGACTCCGTGGAAGCAGAGTTTGACAACCTTCCTCCACAGGTGAGGGCTAAAGCGGTTCAGATATCCAAGCTCATCGTAGAGTTTGGTCCTGCCGGTTTAGGTATGCCTTATATCCGCCATGTGCAGGACAAGATCTGGGAGATCAGAGCATCACACGGAAGGTGCTTGTATATCTCTGCAACCGGGCGTAAGGTGGTAATCTTGCGGTGCTTTGTCAAAAAATCAAATAAATTACCGAAAAAGGAACTCAAAATCGCCTTTGAGCGAGCCAGGGAGATAGACAATGGGTAA
- a CDS encoding helix-turn-helix domain-containing protein, with the protein MGKSIEEKHREMLDRDPGYALEYARMEEEFQFVRELIRARVRAGMTQQQVADKMGTTQSTVARLESGGTMPSLRSLQKYAWATGSKVKISLEG; encoded by the coding sequence ATGGGTAAGAGCATAGAAGAAAAACACAGGGAGATGCTTGATCGTGATCCCGGGTACGCCCTTGAATATGCCCGCATGGAAGAAGAGTTCCAGTTTGTCCGGGAACTGATCCGGGCCAGAGTGCGGGCGGGAATGACTCAGCAACAGGTGGCAGATAAGATGGGAACCACACAGTCTACTGTTGCCAGGCTGGAATCCGGTGGTACTATGCCAAGCCTTAGGAGCCTTCAGAAATACGCCTGGGCTACCGGGAGCAAGGTCAAGATCTCGCTTGAGGGTTGA
- a CDS encoding AbrB/MazE/SpoVT family DNA-binding domain-containing protein: MLVKVTSKNQITIPKKYADKLQGTKYLDVQYHDGALLLKPVQTYEADLETIRSKMEKLGLGAETVQDAINWSRSR; the protein is encoded by the coding sequence ATGCTGGTCAAAGTTACCTCGAAAAATCAGATCACCATCCCCAAAAAGTATGCGGACAAGCTGCAAGGTACAAAATATCTGGATGTCCAATACCATGACGGAGCACTGCTGTTAAAGCCAGTGCAGACTTATGAAGCCGATCTGGAAACAATCCGCTCCAAGATGGAAAAGCTGGGTCTGGGAGCGGAAACTGTTCAGGATGCCATCAACTGGTCCAGATCCAGGTAA
- a CDS encoding putative toxin-antitoxin system toxin component, PIN family, translated as MDVVVDTNVVVSGLLFKGLPGRIVSLWKQRDIIPYVTREIVDEYIRVLTYPKFQLSGLEIEYLVYQEILPYVEIVKPLTRVHVVHDDPADDMFLHCALAGQVKTIISGDKHLLDVQAYKSISILDPADFLQKFSG; from the coding sequence ATGGATGTTGTTGTAGATACCAATGTTGTGGTCTCAGGGCTTTTGTTTAAAGGGCTGCCTGGCAGGATTGTTTCCTTATGGAAGCAACGGGATATTATCCCCTATGTTACCCGGGAGATAGTTGACGAGTATATCCGAGTCTTGACCTATCCCAAGTTTCAATTATCCGGCCTGGAAATCGAGTATCTGGTTTACCAGGAAATCCTGCCTTATGTTGAAATCGTGAAGCCTTTGACCAGGGTGCATGTTGTGCATGATGATCCTGCTGACGATATGTTTCTTCATTGTGCCCTTGCCGGGCAGGTAAAGACCATCATTTCAGGAGATAAACACCTTCTTGATGTACAGGCTTATAAATCAATAAGCATATTAGATCCAGCCGATTTCTTGCAGAAGTTCAGTGGTTAA
- a CDS encoding glutamine amidotransferase-related protein — MRYALENELPMFGVCRGLQIMAHYFGYKVTACTGHAGTRHEVSIDGEDTMQFGVGPSRLQ, encoded by the coding sequence ATCAGATATGCCCTGGAAAATGAGCTTCCAATGTTTGGAGTGTGCCGGGGTCTGCAGATCATGGCTCACTATTTTGGATATAAGGTTACTGCCTGCACTGGTCATGCAGGTACAAGGCATGAAGTAAGTATTGATGGGGAAGACACCATGCAATTTGGGGTCGGACCAAGCAGATTGCAATAA
- the nadS gene encoding NadS family protein has protein sequence MEQQLFDDLVSSLKEAKKISHGESQPSRRFEVSSTDVKSLRERVGLSQSEFARLMRVSVKTLQNWEQHRRKPSGPAAALLTIVSKAPDVALKSLE, from the coding sequence ATGGAACAACAATTATTCGATGATCTGGTAAGCAGTCTTAAAGAAGCTAAAAAAATTTCCCATGGCGAATCTCAGCCTTCACGCCGTTTTGAAGTAAGCTCAACTGATGTCAAATCCCTGCGCGAGAGAGTCGGGCTGTCACAAAGTGAATTTGCCCGGTTGATGCGAGTCAGCGTGAAAACTTTGCAAAACTGGGAACAACATAGACGTAAGCCGTCCGGACCAGCTGCTGCATTACTTACAATAGTATCCAAAGCCCCGGATGTAGCCCTAAAATCTCTGGAATAA
- a CDS encoding type II toxin-antitoxin system RelE/ParE family toxin — translation MVFIETPTFTQMITEFMHDEEYLGLQNLLSENPERGDLIKGGGGLRKIRYALQGRGKSGGIRVIYYWMKDRNHIYFLVAYPKSRKDTLSSKELAVLRKLVKEL, via the coding sequence ATGGTATTCATAGAAACTCCTACTTTTACTCAAATGATCACCGAATTTATGCACGATGAAGAATACTTGGGACTACAAAATCTCTTATCGGAGAATCCAGAAAGAGGCGATCTCATCAAGGGCGGGGGCGGACTCAGAAAAATCCGCTATGCACTGCAAGGACGGGGGAAAAGCGGAGGCATTAGGGTGATTTACTATTGGATGAAAGATAGAAATCATATTTATTTTCTTGTCGCATATCCAAAAAGCAGAAAAGACACCTTGTCCTCAAAGGAATTGGCTGTCTTACGTAAACTTGTGAAGGAGCTATGA
- a CDS encoding transposase, which yields MPRIARFIRNDRQTVYHVISRTALPGLPIKDTDKDYLLGLIKRLSRLYFVDVLGFAVMGNHFHLVARMHPEDEISNSDIIKRWQDYYGDKVEMPTDRMAEVKKRLCSLGAYVKDIKQNFTRYYNKKHRRKGFFWGGRFKSMIVQEGSTLVNLLAYVDLNPIRAGIVKKPENYRWSSLGYHTQTGNKDGLLDIDFGLKEWNELDPKEIVRKYRQFVYETGAVDAGKGKTIEKKVVEKARKKGYKISRVERFRYRCRYFTDSGVIGGKDFVQEVFDQVKHLLGSKDERKFTPVGGVEGLYSMKRLGAGCDRQI from the coding sequence ATGCCCCGCATAGCCCGTTTTATCCGTAATGACCGCCAAACCGTCTACCATGTCATATCACGTACTGCCCTGCCCGGCCTGCCCATCAAGGATACTGACAAGGATTATCTGCTGGGGCTTATCAAAAGACTGAGCAGGCTTTACTTTGTTGACGTGCTTGGGTTTGCGGTCATGGGTAACCATTTCCACCTAGTGGCCCGGATGCACCCTGAGGATGAAATTTCCAACTCAGACATCATCAAGAGATGGCAGGACTATTATGGTGACAAGGTCGAGATGCCTACTGACCGGATGGCTGAGGTCAAGAAGAGGCTTTGCAGCCTTGGGGCCTATGTGAAGGACATCAAGCAGAACTTTACCAGGTATTACAACAAAAAGCACAGGCGGAAGGGATTTTTCTGGGGTGGCCGGTTTAAGAGTATGATTGTACAGGAAGGCAGTACTCTGGTGAACCTGCTTGCTTATGTAGACTTAAACCCTATCCGTGCCGGTATTGTTAAGAAACCGGAGAATTACCGCTGGAGTTCACTTGGTTATCATACCCAGACAGGTAATAAAGACGGTCTGCTGGATATTGATTTCGGGCTCAAGGAATGGAACGAGCTGGACCCCAAAGAGATTGTCCGCAAGTACAGGCAGTTCGTCTATGAAACAGGCGCAGTGGATGCGGGCAAAGGCAAGACCATTGAAAAAAAAGTTGTGGAGAAGGCCAGGAAAAAGGGCTACAAGATCTCCCGTGTAGAGCGCTTCAGGTACAGATGCCGGTATTTTACCGATTCCGGGGTTATCGGCGGGAAGGACTTTGTGCAGGAGGTATTTGATCAGGTCAAACACCTGCTGGGGTCCAAGGATGAGCGGAAATTTACGCCCGTAGGCGGGGTGGAGGGTTTGTATTCTATGAAGCGATTGGGAGCTGGATGCGATAGACAAATATAG
- a CDS encoding site-specific integrase, with product MSIDELERLLAEIKNCKSPVVPDVIEFLILTGARKSEVAHLPWSEVDMEEHIWTLPPERNKAKCRKIIPLSQGAMKILKRRAGNGSDYVFPNPDTGLPMKHMHGTWDRIRLKAGLPDVRIHDLRHSYASFLVNSGRSLYEVQKLLGHADISTTQRYAHLTKDTLQEATEIVSKLIR from the coding sequence TTGTCTATTGATGAACTGGAGAGGCTCCTGGCTGAGATCAAGAACTGCAAAAGCCCGGTAGTGCCAGACGTTATTGAATTCCTGATATTAACCGGAGCCAGAAAGTCTGAAGTAGCCCACCTGCCCTGGTCCGAGGTGGATATGGAGGAACATATCTGGACCCTGCCCCCTGAACGCAATAAAGCCAAGTGCCGCAAGATAATTCCTTTATCCCAGGGAGCTATGAAAATCCTGAAACGCAGAGCTGGCAATGGTTCCGACTATGTGTTTCCTAATCCTGATACAGGTCTGCCCATGAAGCACATGCATGGGACCTGGGACCGTATCAGGCTTAAGGCTGGTCTGCCTGATGTGCGGATACACGATCTGCGGCATTCGTATGCATCCTTCCTGGTAAATTCAGGCCGGAGTCTCTACGAGGTGCAAAAACTATTAGGACACGCCGACATATCAACTACTCAAAGGTATGCACATCTGACGAAGGATACACTCCAGGAAGCCACTGAAATCGTCTCAAAACTGATTCGCTGA